The following are from one region of the Calditrichota bacterium genome:
- a CDS encoding GtrA family protein: protein MKNFFAKIKSQVQKYGLMRFVKFGIVGGSGVVVNMFFLWLFTDIFRIYYLISSAVAIFLAMTNNFIWNDLWTWKGRGGGGFKAYLFRFLKFCFISGMADYVGNLSILWILTHFFHVYYLISNLVAIATVMLFKFFLHDHWTFRQNSEI from the coding sequence ATGAAAAATTTTTTCGCAAAAATAAAATCACAAGTGCAAAAATATGGGTTGATGCGCTTTGTCAAGTTTGGCATCGTCGGCGGCAGCGGCGTGGTCGTCAACATGTTTTTCTTGTGGCTGTTCACGGATATCTTCCGCATCTATTATTTGATCTCCAGCGCTGTGGCTATTTTTTTGGCAATGACGAATAATTTTATCTGGAACGATCTCTGGACCTGGAAAGGCAGAGGCGGCGGCGGATTCAAGGCGTATCTTTTTCGCTTTTTGAAATTTTGCTTCATCTCGGGAATGGCGGATTACGTCGGCAATTTGAGTATTTTGTGGATTTTGACGCATTTTTTTCATGTTTATTATCTGATTTCAAATCTTGTGGCAATTGCGACGGTCATGTTGTTCAAGTTTTTTTTGCACGACCATTGGACATTTCGCCAAAATTCTGAAATTTGA
- a CDS encoding glycosyltransferase family 39 protein, translating to MTKNKKNVFLFIASITLFRLIYINFVPLVPQEAYYWKYAKNLALSYFDHPPMSAWTIAIFTAIGGDHVFFIRLGSVLYALGMLILLYRIGLELFNDHKIAFLTIIAINCTVLFSIGATIITPDVPLLFFWTLIVYFLVKLRSTAEAKYWCFAGIALGFALLSKYTAVLIVPGIFFYILLSSKQRRWLKTIHPYLAVILAGIIFTPVIVWNYQHDWASFMFQSTSRFSEMKHFRLDYFGQLIGSQLGMLTPYLLFLVIGGWIFAGRKAFKEKDDKFGLLFWVSLPVYLIFTFSSFRSLVKPNWMAPAYVTSIIAAVVWVQGGNTKIALWFKKYFKAGLILGLAIVIFMHLLPLFPIMPIRKGDTWSGWKELAQRIEHDRTEMGENTFVFGHEYKIPSEITFYTQDHLPTHCGEIIEEKGLQYTFWTNISELIGKDAIFVTSDAQRYRAIDRMRKYFEKIEEDEPLVIQHHGKVFRTFYLYRCYGYKGVPQ from the coding sequence ATGACAAAAAACAAAAAAAATGTTTTTCTGTTTATTGCATCAATCACTCTGTTTCGATTAATCTACATCAATTTTGTCCCGCTGGTGCCACAGGAGGCATATTATTGGAAGTATGCGAAAAATTTGGCGCTGAGTTATTTTGATCATCCGCCGATGTCGGCGTGGACGATCGCGATTTTTACAGCGATTGGCGGGGATCATGTGTTTTTTATCCGGTTGGGGAGCGTGCTTTATGCGCTGGGGATGTTAATTTTGTTGTATCGCATCGGGCTGGAGTTGTTCAATGATCACAAAATTGCCTTTTTGACCATCATTGCCATCAACTGCACAGTGCTGTTTTCCATCGGCGCCACGATCATCACGCCGGATGTGCCGCTGCTGTTTTTCTGGACGCTGATCGTCTATTTTCTCGTGAAATTGCGTTCTACCGCAGAGGCGAAATACTGGTGCTTCGCGGGAATTGCTCTGGGGTTCGCGCTGTTGAGCAAGTACACAGCAGTGCTTATCGTGCCCGGGATTTTCTTTTACATTTTGCTTTCTTCGAAGCAACGCCGCTGGCTGAAGACGATTCATCCCTATCTGGCGGTAATTTTGGCGGGCATCATTTTTACACCGGTGATTGTTTGGAATTATCAGCACGATTGGGCGTCGTTCATGTTTCAGTCAACGAGCAGGTTTTCGGAGATGAAGCATTTTCGTCTCGATTATTTCGGTCAGCTCATCGGCTCTCAGTTGGGCATGTTGACGCCATATCTGTTATTTTTGGTCATTGGCGGCTGGATTTTTGCAGGGAGAAAGGCTTTCAAAGAAAAAGACGACAAATTTGGTTTGCTCTTCTGGGTCAGTCTGCCGGTTTATTTGATTTTCACCTTTTCCAGTTTCCGCAGTCTAGTGAAGCCGAACTGGATGGCGCCGGCGTACGTCACCTCGATCATCGCCGCCGTTGTCTGGGTGCAGGGCGGAAACACGAAAATTGCGCTGTGGTTCAAAAAATATTTCAAAGCCGGGCTCATTCTTGGTTTGGCGATTGTGATTTTCATGCATCTGCTGCCGCTATTCCCCATTATGCCCATCCGCAAAGGCGACACCTGGAGCGGGTGGAAGGAATTGGCGCAGCGCATCGAGCATGACCGTACTGAAATGGGGGAAAACACTTTTGTATTCGGCCACGAGTACAAAATTCCCAGCGAGATTACTTTTTACACCCAAGATCATTTGCCCACTCACTGCGGCGAAATTATTGAAGAAAAAGGGTTGCAATATACTTTCTGGACAAATATTTCGGAATTGATCGGCAAGGACGCGATTTTCGTCACCAGCGACGCCCAGCGGTATCGCGCCATTGATCGCATGAGAAAATATTTTGAGAAAATCGAAGAAGATGAGCCGCTCGTCATCCAACATCACGGAAAAGTTTTTCGCACATTCTATCTTTATCGCTGCTATGGCTACAAGGGCGTTCCGCAATGA